From a region of the Streptomyces venezuelae genome:
- the scy gene encoding polarized growth protein Scy has product MRGYESQESHQAEADHLSRFEAEMERLKKERGKAVQHAEDLGYQVEVLRAKLHEVRRALASRPAYDGADMGYQAEQLLRNAQIQADQMRSDAERELRDARAQTQRILQEHAEHQARLQAELHAEAVNRRQRLDQELGERRQTVEAHVNENVAWAEQLRARTESQARRLMEESRAEAEQSLNAARAEAARVAEETRRRMAADAEAARAEAEATLLRARKEAERLLTAASSQAQEASEHAERLRSTTTAEAEHTRQQTLDLGRLAESRVQEADSALREARAEAEKLLAEAKESATRQLASAESVNEQRTRTAKEQVARLVGEATKEAEALKAEAEQALADARADAERQRTEAGEQARTAAAEDMAAQLAKAARTAEDVLNKASEDARATTRAASEEAERIRREAETEADRLRLQAAATADELKGAAKDDTEEYRARTVELQSEARRLRGEAEQLRAEAVAEGERIRGEARREAVQQIEEAARTAEELLGKAKADADELRGGATAESERVRAEAVERAGTLRKQAEETLERTRTEAERLRAEAEEQAEGVRAEADAAAVARRQETEQALAAKRAEADGELVRLHTEAEARLTTAEQTLRDARGAAENIRRETTEENDRLRAESAERIRTLQAQAEAEADQLRTDAAQDAGRVRAEAEQSAVRLRGEAEAEAERVRSEAQETADRLRSEAKAAAERVAEEAAEALAAAQEEAARRRRESEETLASARTDADSERAQAREQSEELLAQARKRSEEAQAEAVWLTEEAERRASEVVSAAEATAQQVRDSVAGLHEQAEEEIAGLRSAAEHVAERTRTEAEEEAGRVRGDAYAERERATEDANRVRSEARAETDAAKALAERTVAEALAEAEQLRSDTAEYAQRVRTEATDALASSERDAARTRADARDDANRIRGEAAESLESARAEGARITAEATAEAERLTEETRAANAATVGDAEAEAARITSEADEVAEATRIEAAGILDEARAEGNRLRTEAAEQVDRLITEAAAEADRLTDETRAANAATVGEATVEAERLTTAANRLKAQAAETLASAERDAARIMVDSRAEGDRLIDETRAANEATVGEAAAEADRVRAEAAKVLDDARAEGGRIIGEATAEADRVTAAAAETLASAERDAEQTLDEARAEANRLRTEAAEQADRLVTEAVSETEKLTEQTRKDNERTVGEAAGEAERLRADASEALSSAQEHAARTRSEAERVKAQAAAEAERTRAEARTESERLLDEAREAANKRRTEAAEQVDRLITEASAEAEKLTADAQKQALAATTAAEEQADAMVDAARKEAVRITSEATVEGNSLVEKARTDADELLVGARTDAAAIRERAEELRGRVEGEVEELHERARRESAEQMKSAGERVDKLVRAATEQSVEAEAKAKELVSDASSEASKVRIAAVRKAEALLKEAEQKKAELAREAESALAQAKAEAEQLVEEGRRELEVLVRRREDIQAEISRVQDVLEALESFEAPSGGGKPTVGGQGAGGVKAGVTAGSTRSGGKSSEG; this is encoded by the coding sequence GTGCGGGGCTACGAAAGCCAGGAGAGCCATCAGGCCGAGGCCGACCATCTCTCGCGCTTCGAGGCCGAGATGGAGCGGCTGAAGAAGGAGCGCGGGAAGGCCGTCCAGCACGCCGAGGACCTGGGATACCAGGTCGAGGTGCTGCGCGCCAAGCTGCACGAGGTACGGCGCGCTCTGGCGTCCCGCCCCGCCTACGACGGCGCGGACATGGGGTACCAGGCGGAGCAGCTGCTCCGCAACGCCCAGATCCAGGCCGACCAGATGCGTTCGGACGCCGAGCGCGAGCTTCGTGACGCCCGGGCCCAGACCCAGCGCATCCTCCAGGAGCACGCCGAGCACCAGGCGCGCCTGCAGGCCGAGCTGCACGCCGAGGCCGTCAACCGCCGCCAGCGCCTGGACCAGGAGCTGGGCGAGCGGCGCCAGACCGTCGAGGCCCACGTCAACGAGAACGTGGCCTGGGCCGAACAGCTGCGCGCCCGTACGGAGTCCCAGGCCCGCCGGCTCATGGAGGAGTCCCGCGCCGAGGCCGAGCAGTCCCTGAACGCCGCCCGCGCCGAGGCGGCCCGGGTCGCCGAGGAGACCCGGCGCCGGATGGCCGCGGACGCCGAGGCCGCCCGCGCGGAGGCCGAGGCCACCCTGCTGCGCGCCCGCAAGGAGGCCGAGCGGCTGCTGACCGCCGCCTCCTCGCAGGCCCAGGAGGCCAGCGAGCACGCGGAGCGGCTGCGCTCCACCACCACCGCCGAGGCCGAGCACACCCGCCAGCAGACCCTGGATCTGGGCCGGCTGGCCGAATCCCGTGTGCAGGAAGCCGATTCCGCGCTGCGCGAGGCCCGGGCCGAGGCGGAGAAGCTCCTCGCGGAGGCCAAGGAGAGCGCCACCCGGCAGCTGGCGTCCGCCGAGTCGGTCAACGAGCAGCGCACCCGCACCGCCAAGGAGCAGGTCGCCCGGCTCGTCGGCGAGGCGACCAAGGAGGCCGAAGCCCTCAAGGCGGAGGCCGAGCAGGCCCTGGCGGACGCCCGCGCGGACGCCGAGCGGCAGCGCACCGAGGCCGGCGAGCAGGCCCGTACGGCCGCGGCCGAGGACATGGCGGCGCAGCTGGCGAAGGCCGCGCGCACCGCCGAGGACGTACTGAACAAGGCCTCGGAGGACGCCCGGGCCACCACCCGGGCCGCGTCCGAGGAGGCCGAACGGATCCGCCGCGAGGCCGAGACCGAGGCCGACCGGCTGCGTCTGCAGGCGGCGGCCACGGCCGACGAGCTCAAGGGCGCCGCCAAGGACGACACCGAGGAGTACCGGGCCCGCACGGTCGAGCTCCAGTCGGAGGCCCGGCGGCTGCGCGGCGAGGCCGAACAGCTGCGCGCCGAGGCCGTCGCCGAGGGCGAGCGGATCCGCGGCGAGGCCCGCCGCGAGGCCGTCCAGCAGATCGAGGAGGCGGCCCGGACCGCCGAGGAGCTGCTCGGCAAGGCCAAGGCGGACGCGGACGAGCTGCGCGGCGGCGCGACCGCCGAGAGCGAGCGGGTGCGCGCCGAGGCCGTGGAGCGGGCCGGCACGCTGCGCAAGCAGGCCGAGGAGACCCTGGAGCGGACCCGCACCGAGGCCGAGCGGCTGCGCGCCGAGGCCGAGGAACAGGCCGAGGGCGTACGGGCCGAGGCGGACGCGGCGGCCGTCGCCCGGCGCCAGGAGACCGAGCAGGCGCTGGCCGCCAAGCGCGCGGAGGCCGACGGGGAGCTCGTACGGCTGCACACCGAGGCCGAGGCCCGGCTGACGACGGCCGAGCAGACGCTGCGTGACGCCCGCGGTGCGGCGGAGAACATCCGCCGGGAGACGACGGAGGAGAACGACCGGCTGCGCGCCGAGTCGGCGGAGCGGATCCGCACCCTGCAGGCGCAGGCCGAGGCCGAGGCCGACCAGCTGCGCACCGACGCCGCGCAGGACGCGGGCCGGGTGCGCGCCGAGGCGGAGCAGTCCGCCGTGCGCCTGCGCGGTGAGGCCGAGGCCGAGGCGGAGCGGGTGCGCTCCGAGGCCCAGGAGACCGCGGACCGGCTGCGGTCGGAGGCGAAGGCCGCCGCCGAGCGGGTCGCCGAGGAGGCCGCGGAGGCGCTGGCCGCCGCGCAGGAGGAGGCCGCCCGGCGCCGCCGGGAGTCCGAGGAGACCCTGGCGTCGGCGCGGACCGACGCGGACAGCGAGCGGGCCCAGGCCCGCGAGCAGAGCGAGGAACTGCTGGCGCAGGCCCGCAAGCGCTCCGAGGAGGCGCAGGCCGAGGCGGTCTGGCTGACGGAGGAGGCCGAGCGGCGCGCGTCGGAGGTCGTCTCGGCGGCCGAGGCCACCGCCCAGCAGGTACGGGACTCCGTGGCCGGGCTGCACGAACAGGCCGAGGAGGAGATCGCCGGGCTGCGCAGCGCCGCCGAGCACGTGGCGGAGCGTACGAGGACGGAGGCCGAGGAAGAGGCCGGCCGGGTCCGTGGCGACGCCTACGCGGAACGGGAGCGGGCCACCGAGGACGCCAACCGGGTCCGCAGCGAGGCGCGGGCCGAGACGGACGCGGCGAAGGCGCTGGCGGAACGCACGGTCGCCGAGGCCCTCGCCGAGGCGGAGCAGCTGCGCAGCGACACGGCCGAGTACGCACAGCGGGTGCGTACGGAGGCCACGGACGCGCTGGCCTCCTCGGAGCGGGACGCCGCCCGGACCCGGGCCGACGCCCGGGACGACGCGAACCGCATCCGTGGCGAGGCCGCGGAGTCCCTGGAGTCCGCCCGCGCGGAGGGCGCCCGGATCACGGCCGAGGCGACGGCGGAGGCGGAGCGGCTCACCGAGGAGACCCGCGCCGCGAACGCGGCCACCGTCGGCGACGCCGAGGCGGAGGCCGCGCGGATCACCTCCGAGGCGGACGAGGTCGCCGAGGCCACCCGCATCGAGGCCGCGGGCATCCTGGACGAGGCGCGGGCCGAGGGCAACCGGCTGCGTACCGAGGCCGCGGAGCAAGTCGACCGGCTCATCACCGAGGCCGCCGCGGAGGCCGACCGGCTCACCGACGAGACCCGCGCCGCGAACGCGGCCACCGTGGGCGAGGCGACGGTGGAGGCCGAGCGGCTCACCACTGCGGCGAACCGGCTCAAGGCGCAGGCGGCCGAGACCCTGGCGAGTGCCGAGCGCGACGCCGCGCGGATCATGGTCGACTCGCGTGCCGAGGGCGACCGTCTGATCGACGAGACCCGTGCGGCCAACGAGGCCACCGTCGGCGAGGCCGCCGCGGAGGCGGACCGGGTGCGTGCCGAGGCGGCCAAGGTGCTGGACGACGCCCGCGCGGAGGGCGGCCGGATCATCGGCGAGGCCACCGCGGAGGCGGACCGGGTCACGGCCGCGGCGGCCGAGACCCTGGCGAGCGCCGAGCGCGACGCCGAGCAGACGCTGGACGAGGCGCGCGCCGAGGCGAACCGGCTGCGTACCGAGGCGGCCGAGCAGGCGGACCGGCTCGTCACCGAGGCCGTCTCCGAGACGGAGAAGCTCACCGAGCAGACCCGCAAGGACAACGAGCGCACGGTCGGCGAGGCGGCGGGCGAAGCCGAGCGGCTGCGCGCGGACGCCTCGGAGGCGCTGTCCTCGGCGCAGGAGCACGCGGCGCGCACCCGGTCGGAGGCCGAGCGGGTCAAGGCGCAGGCGGCGGCCGAGGCGGAGCGCACGCGCGCCGAGGCCCGTACCGAGTCCGAGCGGCTGCTCGACGAGGCCCGTGAGGCGGCCAACAAGCGCCGCACCGAGGCCGCGGAGCAGGTCGACCGGCTCATCACGGAGGCTTCGGCGGAAGCCGAGAAGCTCACGGCCGACGCGCAGAAGCAGGCCCTCGCCGCCACCACGGCGGCCGAGGAGCAGGCCGACGCGATGGTGGACGCGGCACGCAAGGAGGCCGTGCGGATCACCTCCGAGGCGACCGTCGAGGGCAACTCCCTGGTGGAGAAGGCCCGTACGGACGCGGACGAGCTGCTGGTCGGCGCGCGCACGGACGCCGCTGCCATAAGAGAACGGGCGGAGGAGCTGCGCGGCCGCGTCGAGGGCGAGGTCGAGGAGCTGCACGAGCGGGCCCGCCGGGAGTCGGCCGAGCAGATGAAGTCGGCCGGCGAGCGCGTGGACAAGCTGGTGCGGGCGGCGACGGAGCAGAGCGTCGAGGCCGAGGCGAAGGCCAAGGAGCTGGTGTCGGACGCGAGCAGCGAGGCGAGCAAGGTGCGCATCGCGGCGGTCCGCAAGGCGGAGGCGCTCCTCAAGGAGGCCGAGCAGAAGAAGGCGGAGCTGGCCCGCGAGGCCGAGAGCGCGCTGGCGCAGGCCAAGGCGGAGGCGGAGCAGCTCGTCGAGGAGGGCCGTCGTGAGCTGGAGGTCCTGGTGCGCCGTCGCGAGGACATTCAGGCGGAGATCTCCCGTGTCCAGGACGTTCTTGAGGCGTTGGAATCATTCGAGGCGCCTTCGGGCGGCGGGAAGCCGACGGTCGGCGGCCAGGGTGCGGGGGGCGTGAAGGCCGGAGTGACGGCCGGGTCCACTCGTTCGGGTGGCAAGTCGTCGGAGGGGTAG
- the meaB gene encoding methylmalonyl Co-A mutase-associated GTPase MeaB, translating into MTAVDVPQLVAQAREGRPRAVARLISLVEGASPQLREVMAALAPLTGGAYVVGLTGSPGVGKSTSTSALVSAYRKAGKRVGVLAVDPSSPFSGGALLGDRVRMSDHASDPGVYIRSMATRGHLGGLAWAAPQAIRVLDAAGCEVILVETVGVGQSEVEIASQADTSVVLLAPGMGDGIQAAKAGILEIGDVYVVNKADRDGADATARELNHMLGLGEARGREDWRPPIVKTVAARGQGIDELVEALEKHRAWMDERGVLAERRAARAAREVETIAVTALRARMADVHGDAHLDALAARVAVGELDPYAAADALLTTLTEA; encoded by the coding sequence ATGACGGCGGTGGACGTCCCCCAGCTGGTGGCGCAGGCCCGTGAGGGCCGGCCGAGAGCGGTGGCCCGGCTGATCTCGCTGGTCGAGGGGGCGTCCCCGCAGCTGCGCGAGGTGATGGCCGCGCTGGCCCCGCTGACGGGCGGGGCGTACGTGGTGGGCCTGACCGGATCGCCCGGCGTCGGCAAGTCGACCTCCACCTCGGCGCTGGTGTCCGCCTACCGCAAGGCCGGCAAGCGCGTCGGCGTCCTCGCCGTCGACCCGTCCTCGCCCTTCTCGGGCGGGGCGCTGCTCGGCGACCGGGTGCGGATGTCGGACCACGCCTCGGACCCGGGGGTCTACATCCGGTCCATGGCCACCCGCGGCCACCTCGGCGGGCTCGCCTGGGCCGCCCCGCAGGCGATCCGGGTGCTGGACGCGGCCGGCTGCGAGGTGATCCTGGTCGAGACGGTCGGGGTCGGGCAGTCGGAGGTGGAGATCGCCTCGCAGGCCGACACCTCGGTGGTGCTGCTGGCCCCCGGCATGGGCGACGGGATCCAGGCCGCCAAGGCGGGCATCCTGGAGATCGGTGACGTGTACGTGGTCAACAAGGCGGACCGGGACGGCGCGGACGCCACCGCCCGGGAGCTGAACCACATGCTGGGCCTGGGCGAGGCCCGGGGCCGGGAGGACTGGCGGCCGCCGATCGTGAAGACGGTCGCGGCCCGCGGCCAGGGCATCGACGAGCTGGTCGAGGCGCTGGAGAAGCACCGGGCGTGGATGGACGAGCGCGGTGTGCTCGCCGAGCGGCGGGCGGCGCGGGCCGCGCGGGAGGTCGAGACGATCGCCGTGACGGCGCTGCGGGCGCGGATGGCGGACGTGCACGGCGACGCCCACCTCGACGCGCTGGCCGCCAGGGTGGCCGTGGGCGAGCTGGACCCGTACGCAGCGGCGGACGCGCTGCTGACGACGCTGACGGAGGCCTGA
- a CDS encoding acetyl-CoA C-acetyltransferase, with translation MSGSNNTTSVIVAGARTPMGRLLGSLKSFSGADLGGFAIKSALERAGISGDQVQYVIMGQVLQAGAGQIPARQAAVKAGIPMNVPALTINKVCLSGLDAIALADQLIRAGEFDIVVAGGQESMTNAPHLLPKSREGYKYGAIEMLDAMAYDGLTDAFENIAMGESTEKHNTRLGIERAPQDEFAASSHQRAAAAQKNGVFEAEITPVEIPQRKGDPVIFSADEGIRPETTVESLGKLRPAFAKDGTITAGTSSQISDGAAAVVVMSKAKAEELGLEWIAEIGAHGNVAGPDNSLQSQPSNAILHALKKEGLEVSDLDLIEINEAFAAVAVQSMKDLGVTPEKVNVNGGAIALGHPIGMSGARVVLHLALELKRRGGGVGAAALCGGGGQGDALIVRVAK, from the coding sequence ATGTCCGGATCGAACAACACCACTTCCGTGATCGTCGCCGGGGCCCGCACGCCCATGGGGCGGCTGCTCGGCTCGCTGAAGTCCTTCTCGGGCGCCGACCTCGGCGGCTTCGCCATCAAGTCCGCGCTGGAGCGGGCCGGGATCTCCGGCGACCAGGTCCAGTACGTGATCATGGGCCAGGTGCTCCAGGCCGGCGCGGGCCAGATCCCCGCCCGCCAGGCGGCGGTCAAGGCCGGCATCCCGATGAACGTGCCCGCGCTCACGATCAACAAGGTGTGCCTCTCGGGCCTGGACGCGATCGCGCTGGCCGACCAGCTGATCCGCGCCGGGGAGTTCGACATCGTGGTCGCCGGTGGTCAGGAGTCGATGACCAACGCCCCGCACCTGCTGCCCAAGTCCCGCGAGGGCTACAAGTACGGCGCGATCGAGATGCTGGACGCGATGGCCTACGACGGCCTCACGGACGCCTTCGAGAACATCGCGATGGGCGAGTCCACCGAGAAGCACAACACCCGCCTCGGCATCGAGCGCGCCCCGCAGGACGAGTTCGCCGCCTCCTCGCACCAGCGGGCCGCGGCCGCGCAGAAGAACGGCGTCTTCGAGGCCGAGATCACCCCGGTCGAGATCCCGCAGCGCAAGGGCGACCCGGTGATCTTCTCGGCCGACGAGGGCATCCGCCCCGAGACCACGGTGGAGTCCCTCGGCAAGCTGCGTCCGGCCTTCGCCAAGGACGGCACGATCACCGCCGGCACCTCCTCCCAGATCAGCGACGGCGCCGCCGCCGTGGTCGTGATGAGCAAGGCGAAGGCGGAGGAGCTCGGCCTGGAGTGGATCGCCGAGATCGGCGCCCACGGCAATGTGGCCGGCCCCGACAACTCGCTCCAGTCGCAGCCGTCGAACGCGATCCTGCACGCCCTGAAGAAGGAGGGCCTGGAGGTCTCCGACCTGGACCTCATCGAGATCAACGAGGCCTTCGCGGCAGTCGCCGTGCAGTCAATGAAGGACCTCGGCGTGACCCCGGAAAAGGTGAACGTCAACGGCGGCGCCATTGCCCTGGGCCACCCGATCGGCATGTCCGGCGCCCGTGTGGTGCTGCACCTGGCGCTGGAGCTCAAGCGCCGCGGCGGCGGCGTCGGCGCGGCCGCGCTGTGCGGCGGCGGCGGCCAGGGCGACGCGCTGATCGTCCGCGTCGCGAAGTAG
- the mce gene encoding methylmalonyl-CoA epimerase, with product MLTRIDHIGIACFDLDKTVEFYRATYGFEVFHTEVNEEQGVREAMLKINETSDGGASYLQLLEPTREDSAVGKWLAKNGEGVHHIAFGTEDVQGDSEAIRGKGVRVLYDQPRTGSMGSSITFLHPKDCHGVLTELVTSNPQH from the coding sequence ATGCTGACAAGAATCGACCACATCGGGATCGCCTGCTTCGACCTGGACAAGACTGTCGAGTTCTACCGTGCCACGTACGGCTTCGAGGTGTTCCACACCGAGGTCAACGAGGAGCAGGGTGTCCGCGAGGCCATGTTGAAGATCAACGAGACGTCCGACGGCGGCGCCTCCTACCTCCAGCTCCTGGAGCCCACCCGCGAGGACTCCGCGGTGGGCAAGTGGCTGGCCAAGAACGGCGAGGGCGTCCACCACATCGCCTTCGGCACCGAGGACGTCCAGGGGGACTCCGAGGCCATCCGCGGCAAGGGTGTCCGGGTCCTCTACGACCAGCCCCGCACGGGATCGATGGGCTCCTCGATCACCTTCCTGCACCCCAAGGACTGCCACGGCGTCCTCACCGAACTCGTCACCTCGAACCCCCAGCACTGA
- a CDS encoding cellulose-binding protein, producing the protein MSDTSSPFGFELVRRGYDRGQVDDRITKLVSDRDSALGRINSLEKRIEELHLETQNAQAQVSDAEPSYAGLGARVEKILRLAEEEAKDLREEARRAAEQHRELAESAAQQVRNDAESFAADRKSKAEDEGVRIVEKAKGDASTLRAEAQKDAASKREEADALFEETRAKAAQAAADFETNLAKRREQSERDLASRQAKAEKRLAEIEHRAEQLRLEAEKLRTDAERRARQTVETAQRQAEDIVADANAKADRIRSESERELAALTNRRDSINAQLTNVREMLATLTGAAVAAANPIVDDEPVSRGVPAQQSR; encoded by the coding sequence ATGAGCGACACTTCCTCCCCCTTCGGCTTCGAGCTCGTGCGGCGTGGTTACGACCGTGGTCAGGTGGACGACCGCATTACCAAGCTGGTCTCCGACCGCGACAGCGCCCTTGGACGTATCAACTCTCTGGAAAAGCGGATCGAGGAGTTGCACCTCGAAACGCAGAACGCCCAGGCCCAGGTGAGCGACGCCGAGCCGTCGTACGCCGGCCTCGGCGCCCGGGTCGAGAAGATCCTGCGGCTGGCCGAGGAGGAGGCTAAGGACCTGCGCGAGGAGGCCCGTCGCGCGGCCGAGCAGCACCGTGAGCTCGCCGAGTCGGCTGCCCAGCAGGTGCGCAACGACGCCGAGTCGTTCGCCGCCGACCGCAAGTCGAAGGCGGAGGACGAGGGCGTCCGCATCGTCGAGAAGGCCAAGGGCGACGCCTCCACCCTGCGCGCCGAGGCCCAGAAGGACGCCGCCTCCAAGCGCGAGGAGGCCGACGCCCTCTTCGAGGAGACCCGCGCCAAGGCCGCCCAGGCCGCCGCGGACTTCGAGACCAACCTGGCCAAGCGCCGCGAGCAGTCCGAGCGCGACCTGGCCTCCCGCCAGGCCAAGGCCGAGAAGCGGCTCGCGGAGATCGAGCACCGCGCCGAGCAGCTGCGCCTGGAGGCCGAGAAGCTGCGTACGGACGCGGAGCGCCGGGCCCGCCAGACCGTGGAGACCGCGCAGCGCCAGGCCGAGGACATCGTGGCCGACGCCAACGCCAAGGCGGACCGTATCCGCAGCGAGTCCGAGCGCGAGCTGGCGGCGCTCACCAACCGCCGCGACTCGATCAACGCGCAGCTGACCAACGTCCGCGAGATGCTGGCGACGCTGACCGGTGCGGCCGTCGCGGCGGCCAACCCGATCGTGGACGACGAGCCCGTCAGCCGCGGCGTGCCGGCGCAGCAGAGCCGCTGA